From Papaver somniferum cultivar HN1 unplaced genomic scaffold, ASM357369v1 unplaced-scaffold_29, whole genome shotgun sequence, a single genomic window includes:
- the LOC113341480 gene encoding probable LRR receptor-like serine/threonine-protein kinase At3g47570: MEVNKSRLLLIIYVTLLLLSMKSQSAIISENETDRLALLAFRYEVGDPLGALSAWHDSLHHCNWTGITCSSSQYPSRVTIMDLSVKSLVGSISPHIGNITFLETLDLHQNSFNGQIPQEIGHLSGLRFLDLSDNSLEGEVPSDICNNTKLEMIHFGRNRLQGEIPPSLGNCHSLQDLSLPQNQLRGTIPKQVMSLSSLSVLDLSVNLLSGNLPYEVGNLEKILYLDLSKNHISGQIPSSLGQCLGLQNLYLQGNLFDGVIPSSLQIVSGVEILDLSRNRLSGQIPEFLGSFVSLRFLNLSFNDFQGEVPKQGIFKNTRAFSILGNDKLCGEIHLPSCPRPGPENNPGKHFPLIRVIRLLLIIFGAVLFAVFCCLFHIFIWRVKAQIRPSTSFESPLGDVFQKVSYNELRSATNGFSTDNLVGVGSYGSVYRGVLTLNQETTTVVAVKVLNLQRRGASKRFMAECQALRCIRHRNLVKILTSCSSVDFKGNEFKSLVLEFMPNGSLENWLHPTSNDEQLRRSTRRSLSFMERLNIAIDIATALDYLHRQCQTPIVHCDLKPSNVLLDDDMTAHIGDFGLAKFLGEVIIHVESQSHTSNPSVGIRGTVGYAAPEYGMGTEISKNGDIYSFGILLLELFTGRRPTDNMFKDGLSLHSFAATSLLTDRVMQIVDPILLVPVQFQSQHDIIDDLLINGDMEAKLCEALTRIVKLAAACSSESPKARMEIVQVVKMLKSIKNLYFYLKIGYIIKKQGKGYNHLQERNERIYNSEIRIMKPKCSYNSLAPIHTCNNNYSPKR, from the exons ATGGAGGTTAATAAGTCAAGGTTATTATTGATTATCTATGTTACTCTTCTTCTATTGTCCATGAAATCCCAATCTGCCATCATTTCAGAAAATGAAACAGATCGATTAGCTTTACTTGCCTTCAGATATGAAGTAGGCGATCCACTTGGAGCATTGAGCGCATGGCACGATTCTTTGCACCACTGCAACTGGACAGGAATCACCTGTAGTAGTAGTCAGTATCCTAGCAGGGTCACCATCATGGATCTAAGTGTTAAAAGTTTGGTTGGTTCAATATCTCCGCATATCGGAAACATTACATTCTTAGAAACTCTCGACCTCCACCAGAATAGCTTCAATGGCCAAATTCCTCAGGAGATTGGTCATTTGTCCGGTCTTCGGTTTCTTGATTTGTCGGATAACTCGCTAGAAGGAGAAGTTCCATCAGATATATGCAATAATACTAAATTGGAAATGATTCATTTTGGAAGGAATAGACTGCAAGGTGAAATTCCGCCTAGTCTTGGCAACTGTCATAGCCTGCAAGATTTGAGCCTTCCACAAAATCAGCTTAGAGGTACCATACCAAAACAGGTAATGAGTCTTTCTTCACTTTCAGTCCTAGATTTATCTGTGAATTTGTTATCGGGGAATCTACCTTACGAGGTTGGTAACTTAGAGAAAATTCTGTACCTAGACCTATCAAAAAACCATATATCTGGTCAGATTCCATCCTCTCTAGGGCAGTGTCTTGGTTTACAAAACCTTTATTTACAAGGTAACTTATTTGATGGGGTTATACCTTCATCCTTGCAAATTGTAAGTGGAGTTGAAATCTTAGACCTTTCTCGCAATCGCTTGTCTGGTCAAATTCCAGAGTTCCTTGGGTCATTTGTTTCACTCAGATTTCTGAATTTGTCTTTCAATGACTTTCAAGGCGAAGTCCCTAAACAAGGAATTTTTAAGAATACAAGGGCATTCTCAATCCTCGGAAACGATAAGTTGTGTGGCGAAATTCATTTACCGAGTTGCCCGAGACCTGGCCCTGAAAATAACCCAGGCAAGCATTTTCCTCTAATCAGAGTCATCAGACTGCTCCTGATAATATTTGGAGCAGTCCTCTTTGCTGTTTTTTGCTGTTTGTTTCACATATTCATTTGGAGGGTAAAGGCACAAATAAGACCTTCTACTTCTTTTGAATCTCCTCTTGGTGATGTGTTTCAAAAAGTCTCATACAACGAGCTTCGGAGTGCAACAAATGGATTCTCTACAGATAACTTAGTGGGAGTTGGAAGTTACGGCTCCGTATACAGAGGAGTATTAACACTAAACCAAGAGACAACAACAGTTGTTGCAGTAAAAGTACTAAATCTTCAAAGACGAGGAGCTTCAAAACGTTTCATGGCTGAATGTCAAGCACTGAGATGCATTCGTCATCGAAATCTCGTAAAGATACTGACTTCTTGCTCTAGTGTTGAtttcaagggaaatgaattcaaatctCTAGTGCTTGAGTTCATGCCAAATGGGAGTCTTGAGAACTGGTTGCACCCAACATCAAATGACGAACAACTTCGTAGATCGACAAGGAGGTCATTGAGTTTCATGGAGAGATTAAATATAGCGATTGATATTGCAACTGCATTAGATTATCTGCATCGTCAATGTCAAACACCTATAGTTCATTGTGATTTGAAGCCAAGCAACGTACTACTGGACGATGACATGACTGCACATATTGGCGATTTTGGATTAGCTAAGTTCCTTGGTGAAGTCATTATCCATGTTGAATCTCAAAGCCATACTAGTAATCCTTCTGTCGGAATAAGGGGCACAGTTGGGTATGCTGCTCcag AGTATGGAATGGGTACAGAGATATCGAAAAACGGAGACATTTACAGCTTTGGGATCTTGTTGTTGGAGTTGTTTACTGGAAGGAGACCTACTGACAACATGTTCAAGGATGGGTTAAGCCTTCATAGCTTTGCAGCGACATCTCTTCTTACTGACCGAGTAATGCAGATTGTTGATCCTATACTACTTGTTCCTGTGCAATTTCAAAGTCAGCATGACATTATAGATGATTTACTGATCAATGGGGACATGGAGGCCAAGTTATGCGAGGCTTTGACAAGGATTGTCAAACTTGCTGCTGCGTGTTCCAGTGAATCACCTAAAGCGAGGATGGAAATAGTACAGGTCGTGAAAATGCTGAAATCGATCAAGAATTTATATTTTTATCTGAAAATTGGATACATTATAAAGAAACAAGGGAAGGGTTACAACCACTTACAAGAAAGGAACGAAAGAATTTACAACTCAGAAATCAGAATCATGAAACCAAAATGCTCATACAATTCTTTGGCCCCTATACATACTTGTAATAATAATTACAGCCCAAAACGGTAA